From a single Anomaloglossus baeobatrachus isolate aAnoBae1 chromosome 4, aAnoBae1.hap1, whole genome shotgun sequence genomic region:
- the LOC142302063 gene encoding E3 ubiquitin/ISG15 ligase TRIM25-like, with amino-acid sequence MASAGLRKELECSICLNLYTDPVILRCGHNFCRTCIDQVLNTQDESGVYCCPECREEFQERPVLIRNITLCNILEDFLSTQADHMEITGICCTYCIHSPAPAVRSCLHCEASLCDNHLRVHSKGPEHVLTDPRTSLENRKCSVHKKILEYYCTEDAACICVSCCLIGEHRGHKVELLDEASEKRKTKLRNFLQTLTTKREKTVEKVWRLEENWRKGKEKMTEENKTVTALFIDIRRWVDDLEKRILSEISRREEQVSLLLSSVIQKLEIKSYELSRKMRHIEELCNMTDPLAVLQDPDTEDLCDPEEDGGDEDTGGHDGGDRGAELISHIPYNLCDIIRDINVTFYGQDPADISLDVDTAANNLLISDDLKTISRILINQNRPQTANRFQEDQVLSCRRFSSGRHYWDVAIRGSALWKLGMCYPSIDRSGRQSYIGNNNKSWCLCGGRQVYNNQCSVIHDNNVIPLPLQISSDRVRICLDYEAGQLSFYELCDPIRHLHTFTAAFSEPLHAALYVHKGCIKLSGWSSRYETSS; translated from the coding sequence ATGGCGTCTGCTGGGTTAAGGAAGGAGCTGGAATGCTCCATCTGTCTGAACCTTTATACAGATCCTGTAatcctgagatgtggacacaacttctgccggacCTGTATTGATCAGGTTCTGAATACACAGGACGAGTCTGGAGTTTATTGCTGCCCTGAATGTAGAGAAGAATTTCAAGAGCGGCCTGTGTTGATTAGAAACATAACTCTGTGCAACATATTGGAGGATTTTTTGTCTACTCAGGCAGATCATATGGAGATCACCGGGATTTGCTGCACTTACTGCATTCACTCTCCTGcacctgctgttagatcctgtctacactgtgaggcttctctgtgtgataATCACCTGAGAGTTCACAGCAAAGGACCAGAACACGTCCTAACTGATCCCAGGACTTCTCTGGAGAACcggaaatgttctgtccataagaagatcctggaatattactgcactgaggacgctgcttgtatctgtgtgtcctgctgTCTCATTGGAGAACACCGAGGACATAAAGTGGAGCTGCTGGATGAGGCCTCAGAGAAGAGAAAGACTAAACTGAGAAATTTTCTGCAGACACTGACCACAAAGAGAGAGAAAACAGTTGAAAAAGTCTGGCGTTTGGAAGAGAACTGGAGAAAAGGTAAAGAAAAAATGACAGAAGAAAATAAGACCGTCACTGCCCTGTTTATAGAcatcaggagatgggtggacgaCCTGGAAAAGAGGATtctgagtgagatctccaggcgGGAAGAGCAGGTGTCGCTGTTACTGTCCTCTGTTATCCAGAAGCTGGAAATAAAGTCGTACGAGCTATCgaggaagatgaggcacattgaggagctgtgtaacatgacggATCCACTGGCTGTCTTACAGGATCCAGACACCGaggacttgtgtgatcctgaggaggacggaggtgatgaggacacgggaggacatgatggaggtgatcggGGTGCGGAGCTGATCTCACACATACCATACAACTTATGTGATATAATCAGAGATATAAATGTGACCTTCTATGGGCAGGATCCTGCAGACATATCACTGGATGTAGACACGGCTGCTAATAATCtccttatatcagacgacctgaaaactATATCGCGTATTCTAATAAACCAGAATCGTCCACAAACTGCAAACAGATTCCAGGAGGATCAGGTATTAAGCTGCAGGAGATTttcctcaggacgacattactgggatgtggcgATCAGGGGGTCAGCATTGTGGAAGCTGGGGATGTGTTACCCCAGTATAGACAGGAGCGGACGTCAGTCATACATTGGAAATAATAACAAGTCCTGGTGTTTGTGTGGAGGACGGCAGGTGTATAATAATCAGTGTTCAGTGATACATGACAATAATGTGATCCCGTTACCTCTCCAGATTTCAAGTGATAGAGTCcggatctgtctggattatgaggccgggcagctgtccttttatgagctgtgtgaccccatcagacacttacacaccttcactgccgccttctccgagccccttcatgctgcgTTATATGTACATAAAGGTTGTATAAAGCTATCAGGATGGAGCAGCAGATATGAGACCTCATCATGA